Genomic window (Desulforhopalus sp.):
TCACCGATCACAAACAGTCTTACGCCTTTCGCATGCTGCCCAAGAATTGGTTGTCGACTGACCCCTTTATGGGAACCTCATATGCTGATTATATTACAACCGAAGGTTTGCCGACGCAAAATCCTGAATATCAACTCGGCAAGGTCTCTTGGAGTGACTGGAAGCCGATCACCGGCGAAAATGCCTGGGCCTTTTTATTGGGACCGCTGCAAGCCGCTTATATCCATTACGTCATCGATCAGAAATCTGCCTTTGTCCCGTTGCACGATCCCGCCGTGCAAAGCGCCCTGGAAATATTGCCGACCTTTGCGGCGATGCAATCTCCATCGGGAGGTGTGTACTTTGCCCCAGCAGAAACGGTAATCAATCAGGGGGACCAGTTGGTCGATCCCTATGAAGTGGCGGTTGAAAACAATTTGTCCTTGTATGCGGGTTTAAAAGTACTACGCGCTACCCTGCAGGCGTCGGTAATACATGAAAAAAATTTAAATGCCAACGATAAGGTGACGATTAACGAGGCATTACAACTGGGTAGTGCGATGATCAACGGCGGTGTGCTCAATAAAAATCGTACCACCTCGGGCCTTCTCTCTTTCTTTAAGAATTCGGCCTGGCAGAATGGTGAGTTTGTCCAAGGAGGCCGTGCCGATGACCCGAGCAGTACTATTAAGTGGATACCGAACCTTCAAACAAAAGCGGTAGATGTCAATACCTGGGGCATCATTGCCCTCGGGCCTCTGCAAATCGACTCATGGTTTGGCTTTGGTGCCGCCTATCAAAACTGGCAACAGGTAAAACAATGGGGTGGGTATGGTATAGGCAAAACGCTTTGGGGCGTTGGTTTCTCGGATCAGGATGGCAACGGCATTGATACGAGCGGCAATTACCGACAAGGTATCCTCTCCACTGAATGGACCGCAGGTGCAATCATCATGCTGCGCAGCCTGAGAGCCTATTATCAAACAATTCCGCCTGAATCTTCACAGTATTTGGAGGCGAAGCGGTTTCTGGAAACCCTCAAATTGGAGGAGCAATCGATGCTGGAGGCAATAAAGAAAATGCGAGTTGATACCTATGCAACGGTTCCGTTCCCTGACCAGCCGCAGAATTACCTCCAATTACTGCCCATCGGGCAAACTCGGCCCTATATCTACGCGAGCAAACGGTATTTGATTCCCTTTGGGTGGTATGCCAATCCGATTCCCAGCACTTGCGCAACAGCATGGATCATTATGGTGGCAGATGATTATAATCCTTTTGCGTACGGTGGTGGATATTAGGCACAGATCTTACGGCCGGGATGCAAGGGATCACGGTTGGATCAAGTTTGAGACAGGGATAAAAAAGGCTTGCCGCTAATTTGCGGTAAGCCCATTATAAAGGCTTTCAAGAGAAAAGCCGGAGCATTTCTATTTCTGGTAGCATTGCAGGAATGCTCCACCTTGAGTCACAAACCAGTAATTCAATTTACCAGTTTCAACCCACCCTGACGCAGTAGCAGTTTAAAAATCAAAAAAGTCCTTAAGTGAAGATTTCCTCTTGAAAGGGTTTTCATGCCCATGTTTTGATTGATGATGCTCAGGTTGTCGGTACTGTGGTTCCGGCGCACGATACTGCTGTTCAGGTGCTTTTGGTGGTGCAAAAGAACAACGTTCGATAATTTTGTCCAACTCACCTTTGTCAAGCCAAACGCCTCGGCATTGTGGACAGTAGTCAATTTCGACGCCTTGCCTGTCTGTCATTAATAAGTCGGTTGTGATACATGTTGGGCATTTCATTAGACTCTGTCTCCTGTATACATTTTTTTAAAGATTAAATTTGGGGCCAAAGAAACTCTCGGAACGATACAAGGAGCCGTAAGGAAATGTTTTGAAATAGCCAAGTTCTTTCCTGACGCCTCATAAACAATTTGTTACGGGAAGGGAAATTTTAAACACAGATCCCTTGCCGAACTCACTGGCAACATCAATGCTGCCGTGGTGGGCCAGAACGATAGCCTTCACCTGACTTAAACCAAGGCCAAGCC
Coding sequences:
- a CDS encoding zf-TFIIB domain-containing protein, with the protein product MKCPTCITTDLLMTDRQGVEIDYCPQCRGVWLDKGELDKIIERCSFAPPKAPEQQYRAPEPQYRQPEHHQSKHGHENPFKRKSSLKDFFDF